One window of Nocardia nova SH22a genomic DNA carries:
- a CDS encoding acetyl-CoA C-acetyltransferase: MRRVAIVDPLRTPVGTFGGALRDVAVEDLAATVVREVVARSGVDPERIDDVVFAQSYANSEVPCVGRWVALHAGLPIGVPGMQLDRRCGGGLQALVTAAMMVQTGAADVVLAGGVESMSRIEYYSTATRWGARAGTVSLYDRLDRGRERSQPEERFGKISGMIETAENLASDYKIDRDSADAYAARSHQRAAAAWKDGRFDDEVVPVSVPQRRGEPRIFAADEGVRPDSTAETLAKLRSIQPGGTVTAGNASQQNDAASACLVVAEDRLAELGLTPIGYFDAWAAAGCDPSRMGIGPVPAVAKLAARQGLDTLQLLDGLDLVELNEAFAVQVLAVLEGWGWLDHDRLNVNGSGISLGHPIGATGLRMVTTLLHELHRRGGGKGLATMCIGGGQGLAATVEAV; this comes from the coding sequence GTGCGGCGAGTCGCGATCGTGGATCCGCTGCGGACTCCCGTCGGGACCTTCGGCGGGGCCCTGCGCGATGTCGCGGTGGAGGATCTGGCGGCGACCGTGGTCCGGGAGGTGGTCGCGCGCTCGGGCGTGGACCCCGAGCGCATCGACGACGTGGTGTTCGCGCAGTCCTACGCCAACTCGGAGGTGCCGTGCGTGGGCCGCTGGGTGGCGCTGCACGCCGGATTGCCGATCGGGGTCCCCGGCATGCAGCTGGATCGGCGCTGCGGCGGTGGCCTGCAGGCGCTGGTGACCGCGGCGATGATGGTGCAGACCGGCGCCGCCGATGTGGTGCTCGCGGGCGGCGTGGAATCCATGAGCCGCATCGAGTACTACTCGACCGCGACCCGCTGGGGTGCGCGGGCGGGCACGGTCTCGCTCTACGACCGGCTCGACCGGGGACGGGAGCGGTCGCAGCCGGAGGAACGGTTCGGGAAGATCTCCGGGATGATCGAGACCGCCGAGAACCTGGCGAGCGACTACAAGATCGACCGGGACAGCGCCGACGCCTATGCCGCGCGCAGTCATCAGCGTGCCGCGGCGGCGTGGAAGGACGGCCGTTTCGACGACGAGGTGGTGCCGGTCTCGGTGCCGCAGCGGCGGGGCGAGCCGCGGATCTTCGCCGCCGACGAGGGGGTGCGGCCCGACAGCACGGCCGAAACCCTGGCCAAGCTGCGCTCGATCCAGCCCGGCGGCACGGTGACGGCCGGAAACGCCAGTCAGCAGAACGACGCCGCCTCGGCGTGCCTGGTGGTGGCCGAGGACCGTCTCGCCGAGCTCGGGCTGACGCCGATCGGATATTTCGACGCCTGGGCGGCGGCGGGGTGCGATCCGTCGCGGATGGGGATCGGCCCGGTGCCCGCGGTCGCGAAACTCGCTGCGCGCCAAGGTCTCGACACGCTGCAGTTGCTGGACGGCCTCGATCTGGTCGAGTTGAACGAGGCGTTCGCCGTGCAGGTGCTCGCGGTGCTGGAGGGGTGGGGCTGGCTCGATCACGATCGGCTCAACGTCAACGGTTCCGGCATCTCGCTCGGACATCCGATCGGGGCGACGGGTCTGCGCATGGTGACCACTCTGCTCCACGAACTGCATCGCCGCGGCGGCGGGAAGGGGCTCGCCACCATGTGCATCGGCGGTGGTCAGGGTCTTGCCGCCACGGTGGAGGCGGTGTAG
- a CDS encoding acyl-CoA dehydrogenase family protein — protein sequence MITLTPDEQEIVALVGKFVDEKVRPRVREFEADDIYPGELIDEMKSLGCFGLLVPEEFGGIAVSTACFARVTEELARGWMSMAGAIGGHSVISYLVRTFGTDEQKAHFLPKMATGEIRATMALTEPSGGSDLQGMRTTARAEGDELVINGSKTWISNAAHSGLIGLLCITDRDAKPAHKGMSVVLVEPGDGMIISKKLPKLGYRGVEACELVFDGMRVPSSAVLGGTPGVGWNHMMRGLEVGRVQVAARAVGVAQAALADATAYAQQRESFGKPIWQHQAVGTHLANMVTKVQAARLLTADAAERIDQGLRADMEAGMAKLYASEAAMEVALDAMRVHGGYGFSKEYEVERYFRDAPLMILGEGTNEIQRNVIAAQLISRNKVTDRG from the coding sequence ATGATCACCCTCACCCCTGACGAACAGGAGATCGTTGCCCTGGTCGGCAAGTTCGTCGACGAGAAGGTCCGGCCCCGGGTCCGCGAGTTCGAGGCCGACGACATTTATCCGGGCGAGCTGATCGACGAGATGAAGTCGCTCGGCTGCTTCGGTCTGCTGGTACCCGAGGAATTCGGCGGCATCGCGGTCAGCACGGCCTGTTTCGCGCGGGTCACCGAGGAACTGGCCCGGGGGTGGATGAGCATGGCCGGTGCGATCGGCGGCCACTCGGTGATCTCGTATCTGGTGCGAACCTTCGGCACCGACGAGCAGAAGGCGCACTTCCTGCCGAAGATGGCGACCGGCGAGATCCGCGCGACCATGGCGCTCACCGAGCCCAGCGGCGGCAGCGACCTGCAGGGGATGCGCACCACCGCCCGCGCCGAGGGCGACGAGCTGGTGATCAACGGCAGCAAGACGTGGATCTCCAATGCCGCGCACTCCGGTCTGATCGGCCTGCTGTGCATCACCGATCGCGACGCGAAGCCCGCGCACAAGGGGATGAGTGTGGTGCTGGTCGAGCCGGGCGACGGGATGATCATCTCGAAGAAGCTGCCCAAACTCGGCTATCGCGGCGTGGAGGCGTGTGAGCTGGTCTTCGACGGTATGCGCGTCCCGAGTTCTGCGGTGCTGGGCGGCACCCCCGGCGTCGGCTGGAACCACATGATGCGCGGCCTCGAGGTCGGCCGGGTCCAGGTCGCCGCCCGTGCGGTCGGCGTCGCCCAGGCCGCCCTCGCCGATGCCACCGCCTACGCCCAGCAGCGCGAATCCTTCGGCAAGCCGATCTGGCAGCACCAGGCCGTCGGCACCCATCTGGCCAATATGGTCACCAAGGTGCAGGCCGCCCGCCTGCTCACCGCCGACGCCGCCGAGCGCATCGACCAGGGCCTGCGCGCCGACATGGAGGCGGGCATGGCCAAGCTCTACGCCTCCGAGGCCGCGATGGAGGTCGCCCTCGACGCCATGCGCGTGCACGGCGGCTACGGCTTCTCCAAGGAATACGAGGTGGAGCGCTACTTCCGCGATGCCCCGCTGATGATCCTGGGTGAGGGCACCAATGAAATCCAGCGCAATGTGATTGCGGCCCAGCTGATCTCACGCAACAAGGTGACAGACCGAGGGTGA
- a CDS encoding HD domain-containing protein: MDEAILALLAPLTETRRAHSIAVGRRMESFADCLPPALRADAIAAAYLHDVGYGHPDIGFHPVDGARLLRSRGYSPVVCHIVAFHTAAEIEADVRGLDPTIFESFALHDVPGLHIADDLMWWADLSVGPNGEAMTVDQRLSEILSRYEVGSVVHTAITRAEPRLREAVQRVSGSM, translated from the coding sequence GTGGACGAGGCAATCCTGGCGCTGTTGGCTCCGCTGACGGAAACTCGGCGGGCGCATTCGATCGCCGTGGGTCGCCGTATGGAGAGTTTCGCCGATTGCCTTCCCCCGGCGCTTCGGGCGGACGCAATCGCGGCGGCGTACCTGCACGATGTCGGATACGGACACCCGGATATCGGATTTCATCCGGTCGACGGTGCCCGGTTACTGCGATCGCGAGGGTATTCGCCTGTCGTGTGCCATATCGTCGCATTTCATACCGCCGCCGAGATCGAAGCGGATGTGCGTGGACTCGACCCGACCATCTTCGAATCATTTGCCTTGCATGACGTTCCCGGCCTGCACATCGCCGATGACCTGATGTGGTGGGCCGACCTCTCCGTCGGCCCGAACGGGGAGGCGATGACCGTGGATCAACGCCTTTCGGAGATTCTGAGCCGGTACGAAGTGGGCAGTGTGGTCCACACGGCTATCACGCGAGCGGAGCCGCGCTTACGCGAAGCGGTTCAGCGCGTTTCGGGATCGATGTAG
- a CDS encoding NUDIX hydrolase, giving the protein MGRRIDFHQDPSAPAANSVRPSAGAFVLRDDAVLLICRSDNGNWSMPGGAHDPGESLSRTAVRETEEETGIQIRLTGLVGIFTDPTHVIHYTSNDEVRQEFSVIYRAVPVGGAPTTSDESTEVEWIPIGRIPALQMDPSQRKRINWALTETQPYIDPETR; this is encoded by the coding sequence ATGGGGCGTCGCATCGACTTTCACCAAGATCCCAGCGCACCGGCCGCCAACAGCGTGCGGCCGAGCGCAGGAGCGTTCGTCCTCCGCGATGATGCGGTCTTGCTCATATGTCGTTCGGACAACGGAAATTGGTCCATGCCCGGTGGTGCGCACGACCCTGGCGAGTCATTGAGTCGCACAGCTGTACGGGAAACCGAAGAGGAGACCGGTATCCAGATCCGGCTGACCGGGCTGGTTGGCATCTTCACCGATCCCACACACGTCATTCACTACACGAGCAACGACGAGGTCCGGCAAGAATTCTCTGTCATCTATCGAGCGGTCCCTGTCGGCGGCGCTCCGACGACCAGCGATGAGAGCACCGAGGTCGAATGGATTCCCATCGGCCGAATTCCTGCCCTGCAAATGGATCCCAGTCAACGCAAACGAATCAATTGGGCGCTCACCGAAACACAGCCCTACATCGATCCCGAAACGCGCTGA
- a CDS encoding helix-turn-helix domain-containing protein, whose protein sequence is MPNERLRGAMAAADVTKRALAERVEVNVKTVERWLTQGRRPHPGLRLAVARELGRDETYLWPELLADGRAAAASLSEIVQIWPTRPRVPHEVWHALMRQASSRIDVLVYAGGFLVESLDFVNIVRTKASANVWIRILLGEHESPEVMARAREEGLPSLPQRCRSTLEYLWETMSSPMVDIRTHRTPLYNSIYRFDDSMLVNTHSYGAYAARSPVQHLQRVPGGQLFDYYLDSFEAVWATGRPALL, encoded by the coding sequence ATGCCGAACGAGCGCCTGCGGGGCGCGATGGCCGCAGCCGACGTCACCAAGCGCGCACTCGCCGAACGCGTGGAAGTGAACGTGAAGACCGTCGAGCGGTGGCTGACTCAGGGCCGACGCCCACACCCGGGGCTTCGTCTCGCGGTGGCCCGTGAACTCGGTCGGGACGAGACCTACCTGTGGCCCGAGCTCCTGGCCGACGGCAGAGCCGCGGCGGCCTCCCTGTCCGAGATCGTTCAGATCTGGCCGACACGGCCCCGTGTTCCACACGAGGTGTGGCACGCCCTCATGCGCCAAGCGAGCAGCCGCATCGACGTCCTCGTCTACGCGGGCGGTTTCCTGGTGGAGTCGCTCGACTTCGTGAATATCGTTCGCACCAAGGCATCTGCGAACGTCTGGATTCGGATTCTGCTGGGAGAGCACGAATCTCCCGAGGTGATGGCTCGCGCCCGGGAGGAGGGACTGCCCTCACTGCCCCAGCGTTGCCGATCGACACTCGAATACCTGTGGGAGACGATGTCGTCGCCGATGGTCGATATTCGTACCCATCGCACTCCGCTCTACAACAGCATCTACCGCTTCGATGATTCGATGCTCGTCAACACCCACAGCTACGGCGCCTACGCCGCGCGGTCGCCGGTGCAACACCTGCAGCGTGTGCCTGGCGGCCAGTTGTTCGACTACTACTTGGACTCGTTCGAAGCAGTGTGGGCAACAGGACGTCCAGCGCTACTCTGA
- a CDS encoding CoA transferase — MTTDDSARRPLAGLRIVEFASFVAGPSGGMTLGQLGADVIRVDPIGGAADYTRWPLSQRTGRSLYWTALNRGKRSITVNLRSPEGQELIIGLATSPGPDSGIVVDNNVGRPWLSYETLSERRADLIQVHIDGYADGRAAVDYTVNPDAGVADMTGPIDAAAPVNHALPAWDLLAGMTATTGLLAALHRRTRDGEGAFIRIALADVAFSSLVNLGWLAEADELGTARGKHGNQVYGSYGADFETADGSRIMVVALTVRHWNALRTLTGTEAVFDALEKSLDADFRTEDDRYRHRDIITAILRPWFAARPLTEIRSALDESGVLWSKFRTVHDVATAYRAEGTPAIFGEVDQPGIGPVLTSRSPLRIDSEYGDYAVAPDLGEHTGEVLSEVLGLSDAELGRLHDAGVIESR; from the coding sequence TTGACCACCGACGACTCGGCCCGGCGCCCCCTGGCGGGCCTGCGCATCGTGGAATTCGCCAGCTTCGTGGCCGGGCCCTCCGGCGGTATGACGCTGGGCCAGCTCGGCGCGGACGTCATCCGGGTCGATCCGATCGGCGGCGCCGCCGACTACACCCGCTGGCCGCTGTCGCAGCGCACCGGGCGCAGTCTGTACTGGACCGCGCTGAATCGGGGTAAGCGCTCGATCACGGTCAACCTGCGCTCCCCCGAGGGCCAGGAGCTGATCATCGGCCTCGCCACCAGTCCCGGCCCGGATTCGGGCATCGTGGTCGACAACAATGTCGGGCGGCCGTGGCTGTCCTACGAAACCCTCAGCGAACGCCGCGCCGACCTGATCCAGGTCCACATCGACGGCTACGCCGACGGTCGCGCCGCCGTCGACTACACCGTGAATCCCGATGCGGGCGTGGCAGATATGACCGGGCCGATCGACGCGGCCGCACCGGTGAACCACGCGCTGCCCGCCTGGGATCTGCTGGCGGGCATGACCGCGACCACCGGCCTGCTGGCAGCCCTGCACCGCCGCACCCGCGACGGCGAGGGCGCGTTCATCCGCATCGCCCTGGCCGACGTGGCGTTCTCCTCCCTGGTGAATCTGGGCTGGCTCGCCGAGGCCGACGAACTCGGCACCGCCCGCGGCAAACACGGCAACCAGGTCTACGGCAGCTACGGCGCCGATTTCGAGACCGCCGACGGCAGCCGCATCATGGTCGTCGCCCTCACCGTCCGCCACTGGAACGCCCTGCGCACACTGACCGGCACCGAGGCGGTCTTCGACGCCCTCGAGAAATCCCTGGACGCCGACTTCCGCACCGAAGACGACCGCTACCGCCACCGCGACATCATCACCGCCATCCTGCGCCCCTGGTTCGCCGCCCGCCCCCTCACCGAAATCCGCAGCGCCCTGGACGAATCCGGAGTCCTGTGGAGCAAATTCCGCACGGTCCACGACGTAGCGACCGCCTACCGCGCCGAAGGCACACCCGCGATCTTCGGCGAGGTGGACCAGCCCGGAATCGGCCCGGTCCTCACCAGCCGCTCCCCCCTGCGCATCGACTCCGAATACGGCGACTACGCGGTGGCGCCGGACCTCGGCGAGCACACCGGCGAGGTCCTGTCGGAGGTCCTGGGCTTGAGTGACGCCGAATTGGGGCGGCTACACGACGCAGGCGTCATCGAATCACGCTAG